The [Limnothrix rosea] IAM M-220 genome has a window encoding:
- a CDS encoding fatty acyl-AMP ligase produces the protein MKTYSTIVDVLRDRAATTPERLAYSFVSETPTNFQSLTYQQLETRVKAIAAHVQTKIKKGDRILLLFPYSDGLEFVASFYACSYAGAVAVTINPSKNADALDKLLERIEDSQAKAVVTTSEVINYFKGKLAKNPLKSVGVATKFSHLELVEMDKISLDEAAHWQDPEVTSDDLAFFQYTSGSTGKPKGVMITQGNLINNSETIRNAFEYNTESIMGTWLPVFHDMGLIGGIIQPLYTGFPSIMMSPVELIKRPRLWLETISHHKITTSGAPNFAYDLVARQVDPTQLDNLDLSSWRLAFSGAETVRATTLKKFAEVFAPFGFKPEYFYPCYGMAEATLFITGGQARQVPNIQYLDPEALQENRAVPSADSKLGIVSCGHTWLDDQLAIVDPDTRTELEDGKVGEIWACGGGIGQGYWQRPEETEATFKQYLGDRGPFLRTGDLGFVKDGEVYITGRMKEVMILWGRYRYPQDIEATVEQCHPALRPSLGAAFSIEAEDDERLVVVHEVERSHIRKLNVEEVVGAIRKAIYEEHSVEVYGIVLIRTASIPKTSSGKIQRRKCRQLYLEGEGLNVVGEWKLEVAESKGITELAGSL, from the coding sequence ATGAAAACCTATTCCACCATTGTTGATGTTCTTCGCGATCGCGCCGCCACCACACCAGAACGATTAGCCTATTCGTTTGTTTCGGAGACCCCGACTAATTTCCAAAGTCTCACTTATCAACAGTTGGAAACTAGAGTGAAGGCGATCGCCGCCCATGTGCAAACAAAGATCAAAAAGGGCGATCGCATTTTGTTGCTCTTTCCTTATAGTGATGGCTTGGAGTTTGTGGCGAGTTTTTATGCTTGTTCCTATGCGGGGGCGGTGGCGGTCACCATTAATCCCAGCAAGAACGCCGATGCCTTAGATAAATTGCTAGAGCGCATTGAAGATTCTCAGGCGAAGGCAGTGGTTACAACTTCTGAAGTGATTAATTATTTCAAAGGTAAGTTGGCGAAAAATCCCCTCAAAAGTGTAGGTGTTGCAACTAAGTTTAGTCATCTCGAGTTGGTGGAAATGGATAAAATTTCCCTCGATGAAGCGGCGCATTGGCAAGATCCAGAAGTAACTTCAGATGACCTCGCGTTTTTCCAATACACATCCGGCTCGACGGGCAAACCTAAGGGGGTAATGATTACCCAAGGGAACCTCATCAATAATTCTGAAACCATTCGCAATGCTTTTGAGTACAACACTGAAAGTATTATGGGCACTTGGTTGCCGGTGTTTCACGATATGGGTTTAATTGGTGGAATTATTCAGCCGTTGTACACGGGTTTTCCGTCGATCATGATGTCGCCTGTCGAATTAATTAAGCGGCCTCGTTTATGGCTAGAAACCATTTCCCATCACAAAATCACCACTAGCGGCGCTCCTAATTTTGCCTATGATCTAGTGGCTAGACAGGTTGACCCGACTCAACTGGACAATCTTGATCTGAGTTCTTGGCGATTAGCCTTTTCTGGGGCGGAGACAGTGCGAGCGACAACCCTCAAAAAATTCGCTGAAGTATTTGCTCCCTTTGGCTTCAAGCCAGAATATTTTTACCCTTGCTATGGCATGGCGGAGGCGACATTATTCATCACTGGTGGTCAGGCTAGGCAAGTACCAAATATTCAATATCTTGACCCAGAGGCATTACAAGAAAATCGTGCTGTTCCCAGTGCCGACAGTAAGTTGGGCATTGTGAGTTGTGGTCATACTTGGCTAGATGATCAGTTGGCGATCGTTGATCCTGACACAAGAACTGAGCTGGAAGATGGCAAAGTTGGAGAAATTTGGGCTTGTGGCGGCGGCATTGGTCAGGGCTATTGGCAACGACCCGAAGAAACTGAGGCAACGTTTAAGCAATATCTCGGCGATCGCGGGCCATTTTTACGGACGGGTGATTTAGGCTTTGTGAAAGACGGCGAAGTTTATATTACGGGTCGCATGAAGGAAGTGATGATTCTGTGGGGTCGCTATCGTTATCCCCAAGATATTGAGGCGACTGTCGAGCAATGTCACCCAGCTTTACGGCCATCCTTAGGCGCGGCGTTTTCCATTGAGGCAGAGGATGATGAGCGTTTAGTGGTGGTTCATGAAGTGGAGCGTAGCCATATCCGTAAACTTAATGTCGAGGAGGTGGTCGGTGCGATTCGAAAAGCTATTTATGAAGAACATTCTGTCGAAGTTTATGGCATTGTTTTAATTCGGACAGCCAGTATTCCGAAGACTAGTAGCGGCAAAATTCAACGACGTAAATGTCGTCAACTTTATCTAGAAGGGGAAGGCTTAAATGTGGTGGGCGAGTGGAAATTAGAAGTCGCTGAAAGCAAAGGGATTACCGAATTGGCTGGTAGTTTGTAA
- a CDS encoding glycosyltransferase: MKVVIISATFLPSHDGVSITLYERIKQLSIAGHEALCLVSSYQEIAAIYPKWSDYVGDLFPNVKIISLNSEEWMDVPQERNPKRSTLKKIEGAIAEFEPDIIEIEEPERLWTTLFSLPGLQYAQQNEIPYIGCYRTNFIDYIPDYVPSLLVGIAKTAALFLTKWIYNQCSITLVGSRFIEKKLQAWGIKNVDYAKVIGPPVIKNPLSLKEAGFFEKNFNLAKVDDTVKVLFLGRLSPDKNWDFTLQHLAKLKQKNISQKFTILVAGRGELDEAIAASEFATELPTEILGEVPHEQIPKLLANVDFHVTASLKETFGRTVQESLYVGTPILAPDCDWTRNLVEPAQNGILFDPESGDDFIQKLADLIENNGDRQRLRENILANHSEKNDPSYIWIEYLQRQINQAQTQ; the protein is encoded by the coding sequence ATGAAAGTTGTTATTATTTCGGCTACGTTTTTGCCGTCCCATGATGGGGTGAGCATTACGCTCTACGAACGGATTAAACAGTTATCGATCGCCGGTCATGAGGCGCTTTGTTTAGTATCAAGCTATCAAGAAATCGCGGCAATTTATCCGAAATGGTCAGATTATGTTGGTGATCTTTTTCCTAATGTCAAAATAATTTCTTTGAATAGTGAGGAATGGATGGATGTGCCCCAAGAGCGGAATCCGAAACGATCTACCCTAAAAAAAATTGAGGGGGCGATCGCCGAATTTGAGCCAGACATTATCGAAATCGAAGAGCCGGAACGGTTGTGGACAACGCTATTTAGTTTGCCGGGACTACAATATGCGCAACAAAATGAGATTCCCTATATCGGGTGTTATCGAACAAATTTTATTGATTACATCCCTGATTATGTACCAAGTTTGCTGGTGGGCATCGCGAAAACGGCAGCATTGTTTCTGACAAAGTGGATTTACAATCAATGCTCGATCACGCTTGTGGGGAGTCGTTTTATCGAGAAAAAGTTACAGGCTTGGGGTATCAAAAATGTTGACTATGCGAAAGTCATTGGCCCACCGGTTATTAAAAATCCGTTGTCTTTAAAAGAAGCAGGTTTCTTCGAGAAAAATTTTAATCTTGCCAAGGTTGATGACACGGTAAAAGTTCTCTTTCTCGGTCGCCTTTCTCCCGATAAAAATTGGGATTTTACGCTGCAACATTTGGCTAAGTTGAAACAGAAAAATATTTCCCAGAAATTTACGATTCTCGTGGCGGGGCGCGGGGAACTAGACGAGGCGATCGCCGCCAGTGAGTTTGCGACAGAATTACCGACTGAGATTTTAGGGGAAGTGCCCCACGAACAAATCCCCAAACTTTTAGCAAATGTGGATTTTCATGTGACCGCCTCTCTGAAAGAAACCTTTGGGCGAACCGTTCAGGAATCCCTTTATGTGGGCACGCCGATCCTTGCGCCAGATTGTGATTGGACTAGAAATTTAGTGGAACCCGCTCAAAATGGCATTTTGTTTGATCCTGAAAGTGGTGATGATTTTATTCAGAAATTGGCGGATTTGATTGAAAATAACGGCGATCGCCAACGGTTGCGGGAAAACATTTTGGCGAACCATTCCGAGAAGAATGACCCCAGCTACATCTGGATTGAGTATTTGCAGCGTCAAATTAACCAAGCCCAAACCCAGTAA
- a CDS encoding histone deacetylase, with translation MGFPVVYHPNYVTPIPEEHRFPMPKFKLLYEMLLRDDVIRPEQVYEPEFPEMDWLELVHNRDYIDAYRNGTLEKKAQRRIGLPWSQGVVTRTLTAIGGTVTTAKLALEHGLACNTAGGTHHAFPNYGSGFCILNDLAIAAKTVRHLGLAKKILIIDLDVHQGDGTAFIFQDEPDVFTFSMHCEINFPSKKQQSDFDIPLPAGLDDDGYLQILATHLDDLLSEVKPDLVFFDAGVDTHVGDRLGKLAMTDRGIYRRDRMVLSACHAAGYPVACVIGGGYAKNIDELVYRHSLLHRAANDIF, from the coding sequence ATGGGTTTTCCCGTCGTTTACCACCCAAATTACGTTACGCCGATTCCTGAAGAACATCGCTTTCCGATGCCAAAGTTCAAGCTGCTCTATGAAATGCTGCTGCGGGATGACGTGATTCGACCAGAGCAAGTTTACGAGCCAGAATTTCCTGAAATGGATTGGCTAGAGCTGGTTCACAATCGTGATTATATTGATGCCTATCGTAACGGCACTCTTGAAAAAAAAGCCCAACGTCGCATCGGTTTACCTTGGAGTCAAGGCGTTGTCACCCGGACGCTCACCGCCATTGGGGGCACAGTCACCACCGCAAAACTTGCCCTCGAACATGGTTTAGCTTGCAATACTGCTGGGGGAACCCACCATGCTTTTCCTAATTATGGTTCTGGGTTTTGTATTCTCAATGATTTGGCGATCGCCGCCAAAACTGTCCGCCATTTAGGTTTGGCAAAAAAGATTTTAATTATTGATCTCGATGTTCACCAAGGGGACGGTACAGCCTTTATTTTTCAAGATGAGCCGGATGTGTTTACCTTTTCGATGCACTGCGAGATTAATTTTCCCAGCAAAAAGCAGCAGAGTGATTTTGATATTCCCTTGCCTGCGGGGCTAGATGACGATGGTTATTTGCAAATTCTCGCGACTCACCTCGATGATCTGCTCTCGGAAGTGAAACCCGATTTAGTTTTTTTTGATGCGGGTGTGGATACCCATGTGGGCGATCGCCTCGGCAAATTAGCCATGACAGATCGGGGCATTTATCGCCGGGATCGCATGGTACTCAGTGCTTGCCATGCGGCAGGATATCCCGTTGCCTGTGTGATTGGGGGTGGCTATGCGAAAAATATTGATGAGTTGGTTTATCGCCATTCTCTTTTGCACCGCGCGGCAAACGATATTTTTTAA
- a CDS encoding CHAT domain-containing protein produces MVVQNIAIAPQTFSSPLEENVIEKQTYSLAESRNLIYDGERAFKTGQYQEAIALCTKALTGFEAQNHLEGMGAAHNCIGISHHSFGEYAKAVRQYEQATAITQGINDPRQQAAIANNLGEAYRQLGEIENAITYYEQALEAVQTTRDLQIEPILINNLGFAHMELKNYALAQDYYLQSLEISSAENYQYEMSYALKNLGEVAFRRGENQKAIAYFEESLQITRAIDNRRVTALTLNSLGKAYETIDQADQALTYYQEALGISTDIGDRHSIGRVLKNLGSFFQAQGDAELAIIFFKEVINTYESIRNEIQGLDNALQESYLSSVESTYRNLADLLLTQNRILEAQRVLDLLKIQELSDYLYHVRGTAETEKGTGYRPPEETFLALNQKQTEQLIVASKRLAELEEISPSALSEAQRQELISLRKAQNSERHNFRAFLESDEVQAVIGDLKANLSSNESLSFNLSQDAKLKEQLQTIKKAGRNAAIIYPLILGDRLEIIVVSANTPPLRHTVPIARTELNETILAARQTLTTVPRQKGSQSTSTFDPLAKLHDWLIKPVEATLAAANIETIIYAPDGALRYIPLASLFDAENNQWLIEKYDINNITALSLTDFDEVAPLDDFNLIAGAFPGHDVTLEFGTRQIPLAGLPYAVQEVETLAATIPRSSVRLNEQFNGDIIYEMNSYDVVHLATHAEFVSGRPKDSYIAFGEGEFATLEDVRDWDLSNVALIVLSACETGVGDTLGNGVEVLGLGYQMQQQGADAILASLWSVSDRSTQILMNQFYENLLQGNVTKTAALQEVQRNMLHDETFNHPYYWASFILIGNGL; encoded by the coding sequence ATGGTTGTGCAAAATATTGCGATCGCCCCCCAGACTTTCTCGTCACCGCTCGAAGAAAACGTTATAGAAAAACAAACTTATTCCCTCGCAGAGTCTCGGAATCTCATTTACGACGGGGAGAGAGCTTTTAAAACAGGGCAATATCAAGAGGCGATCGCCCTCTGTACAAAAGCATTAACGGGATTTGAAGCCCAAAATCATTTGGAAGGCATGGGCGCAGCCCACAATTGCATCGGTATCTCCCACCATTCCTTCGGTGAATATGCCAAGGCGGTGCGTCAATATGAACAGGCCACAGCCATTACCCAAGGGATCAATGACCCGCGCCAACAAGCGGCGATCGCCAACAATTTAGGGGAAGCCTATCGCCAACTTGGTGAAATCGAAAATGCGATTACTTACTACGAACAGGCTTTAGAGGCTGTGCAAACAACTCGTGATTTACAAATCGAACCAATCCTGATCAACAATTTAGGCTTTGCCCACATGGAGCTAAAGAATTATGCCCTAGCTCAGGACTATTACCTCCAATCGTTAGAAATTTCTTCGGCAGAAAACTATCAATATGAAATGTCCTATGCCCTCAAAAATCTGGGGGAAGTGGCCTTTCGACGCGGAGAAAATCAAAAGGCGATCGCCTATTTCGAAGAATCGCTACAAATTACAAGGGCAATTGATAACCGTCGGGTGACGGCACTCACTTTAAATTCCCTCGGTAAAGCCTACGAAACCATCGACCAAGCTGACCAAGCACTCACCTACTACCAAGAAGCCCTCGGCATTAGCACAGATATTGGCGATCGCCACTCCATCGGTCGCGTCTTAAAAAACCTAGGCAGTTTCTTCCAAGCCCAGGGCGATGCAGAGCTAGCCATTATTTTCTTTAAAGAGGTCATCAATACCTACGAAAGTATTCGCAACGAAATCCAAGGATTAGATAATGCTCTCCAAGAAAGCTATCTCAGTAGCGTCGAATCCACCTATCGTAATCTCGCTGATTTGTTGCTGACCCAAAACCGTATCCTCGAAGCTCAACGGGTCTTAGATTTACTGAAAATCCAAGAATTGAGCGATTATCTCTACCATGTGCGTGGCACAGCAGAAACAGAAAAAGGTACGGGCTATCGTCCCCCCGAAGAAACGTTTTTAGCTTTAAATCAAAAACAAACGGAACAGCTCATCGTTGCCTCGAAACGGTTGGCGGAACTCGAAGAAATTTCCCCCAGCGCCCTCTCAGAAGCCCAGCGGCAAGAATTGATTTCCCTACGCAAAGCACAAAATTCTGAACGTCACAACTTTCGAGCCTTTCTAGAGAGTGATGAGGTACAAGCCGTGATCGGTGACCTCAAAGCAAATCTCAGTAGCAATGAATCTCTATCGTTTAACCTCAGTCAAGATGCCAAGCTCAAGGAACAGCTCCAAACTATTAAAAAAGCGGGTCGTAATGCTGCCATTATTTACCCTCTAATTTTGGGCGATCGCCTAGAGATTATCGTAGTTAGCGCCAATACACCTCCCCTGCGTCACACTGTGCCCATTGCCCGCACCGAGCTAAATGAAACCATCCTCGCAGCGCGCCAAACCCTAACGACAGTGCCTCGGCAAAAAGGTAGTCAGTCGACAAGCACCTTTGACCCATTAGCAAAACTCCACGATTGGCTGATTAAACCCGTCGAAGCAACCCTCGCAGCCGCCAATATTGAAACGATTATTTATGCTCCAGACGGTGCACTACGTTATATTCCCCTCGCCTCCTTATTTGATGCCGAGAACAACCAGTGGCTCATCGAAAAATATGACATCAACAACATCACAGCCCTTAGCCTGACTGACTTTGATGAGGTTGCGCCCCTAGATGACTTTAATTTGATTGCTGGCGCTTTTCCCGGTCATGATGTCACCCTCGAATTTGGGACGCGCCAAATCCCCCTAGCGGGGTTGCCCTACGCCGTACAGGAAGTCGAAACCCTTGCCGCAACGATTCCCCGTAGTAGCGTTCGCCTGAATGAGCAGTTTAATGGCGACATTATTTATGAGATGAATAGCTATGATGTCGTACACCTTGCGACCCATGCCGAATTTGTTTCCGGCAGACCAAAGGATTCCTATATCGCCTTTGGTGAAGGGGAATTCGCCACCCTCGAAGATGTGCGGGATTGGGATTTGAGTAATGTCGCGCTGATTGTGCTGAGTGCCTGCGAAACGGGTGTGGGCGATACCTTGGGAAATGGTGTTGAGGTGTTGGGTTTGGGCTATCAAATGCAACAGCAGGGAGCCGATGCAATTTTGGCGAGTCTTTGGTCGGTCAGCGATCGCAGCACCCAGATTTTAATGAATCAGTTTTACGAAAATCTCTTGCAAGGCAATGTCACGAAAACGGCAGCTCTCCAAGAAGTGCAACGCAATATGCTCCATGACGAGACCTTTAATCATCCTTACTACTGGGCTTCATTTATTTTGATTGGCAACGGTCTCTAG
- a CDS encoding adenylate/guanylate cyclase domain-containing protein: protein MFNIWYNVARVQPLLTATQQTVLTSTILVYNLVVYPMAIAYWIIRVRALAKTINALQKGQTISTQRLDLARRQVLNLPWLGTAIAAIAWFLCIPVFLGALLLTPENPNPNIFLYLPVSITISALIAITQSFFAIELTSQQRFYPILFRDTKVAETLTAYSLSLYERGFLVIVSVGICPIISLLLLLSVPPPSDWQNLYFALVVGLIGIGFGFISAWMLGRTVVEPVMALKKASQAVIAGDLTTRIDLKRADEFGPLIDEFNQMVAELEEKQYLREMFGRHVGQGIAQQILQSNPDLVGTEQNLTVMFTDIRNFTARSAISRPSDTVVLLNRFLNIMVEIVEQRHGGMVNQLLGDGFMALFGVGQGEENHAEQAVNAAQDMMRGLERLNQELIAENITPLQIGIGLHTGMAIAGSIGSPQRMEYTAVGDTVNVASRVESLTKKLGRSLIFSGATKAALPKNFDSRLETLEPQMVKGKSEPIEIFTLL from the coding sequence ATGTTCAATATTTGGTACAACGTTGCCCGCGTTCAGCCTCTCCTTACCGCGACTCAACAAACTGTTCTCACCTCCACAATTCTGGTTTACAACCTCGTCGTTTATCCCATGGCGATCGCCTACTGGATCATTCGAGTTCGTGCCCTCGCCAAAACAATTAACGCCTTGCAAAAAGGCCAAACCATCTCTACACAGCGCCTAGATCTAGCCCGACGACAGGTTTTGAATTTGCCTTGGTTGGGTACTGCCATCGCGGCGATCGCCTGGTTTTTATGTATTCCTGTTTTCCTTGGTGCGTTGCTCCTTACCCCAGAAAATCCTAATCCCAACATTTTTCTATACTTGCCTGTCTCCATTACCATCTCGGCATTAATTGCTATTACCCAAAGCTTCTTTGCTATCGAGCTGACGAGTCAACAGAGGTTTTATCCCATCCTTTTTCGCGATACAAAAGTCGCTGAAACCCTAACGGCCTATTCCCTCTCCCTCTACGAGCGCGGTTTTTTAGTTATAGTGTCGGTCGGCATTTGCCCAATTATTTCGTTACTGCTGCTACTCTCTGTCCCGCCGCCTAGCGATTGGCAAAATCTTTATTTCGCATTGGTTGTGGGACTAATCGGTATTGGCTTTGGATTTATCAGTGCATGGATGCTGGGTCGCACTGTTGTCGAACCTGTGATGGCATTAAAAAAGGCTTCCCAAGCGGTGATAGCTGGAGATTTAACGACACGCATCGATCTCAAACGAGCCGATGAGTTTGGCCCATTGATCGATGAATTTAATCAAATGGTGGCGGAGCTAGAGGAAAAACAATATTTGCGGGAAATGTTTGGTCGTCATGTGGGACAGGGTATTGCCCAGCAAATTTTGCAAAGTAACCCAGATTTGGTCGGCACGGAGCAAAATTTAACGGTAATGTTCACTGATATTCGAAATTTCACCGCGAGAAGCGCCATTTCTCGTCCTAGCGATACGGTAGTTTTACTAAATCGATTTCTCAATATCATGGTCGAAATCGTTGAGCAGCGGCATGGCGGCATGGTGAACCAGCTACTCGGCGACGGGTTTATGGCTTTGTTTGGAGTGGGTCAAGGAGAGGAAAATCATGCTGAACAAGCAGTCAATGCAGCGCAGGATATGATGCGGGGTCTAGAGCGACTGAACCAAGAACTCATCGCTGAAAATATTACGCCCCTCCAAATTGGCATCGGGCTCCACACAGGCATGGCGATCGCCGGCAGTATTGGTTCACCCCAACGGATGGAATATACAGCGGTTGGCGATACGGTAAATGTCGCGTCACGGGTGGAATCTCTCACAAAAAAATTGGGGCGATCGCTGATTTTTTCTGGCGCAACAAAAGCCGCTTTACCGAAAAATTTTGACTCTCGTTTAGAGACCTTAGAACCACAGATGGTTAAAGGAAAATCTGAACCCATTGAAATTTTTACGCTGTTGTAA
- a CDS encoding Uma2 family endonuclease, whose product MIALNSGQYLTPEEYLEFEKTSEIRHEYVDGEIYAMSGASNAHNIINLNFASGLKSRLRGTTCRPYMNDMKVRVADGRRFFYPDLLVSCASETNDLTSYHMDQPKLIVEVLSTSTEGFDRGDKFKFYRSIPSLQEYILVSTDQYSVDCFRRGENNFWVLQSHQDLDAILQLKSINVEVSLAEIYDTISFENSAEAVTE is encoded by the coding sequence ATGATTGCCCTCAACTCCGGTCAATATCTCACCCCAGAAGAATATTTAGAGTTTGAAAAAACTAGCGAAATTCGCCACGAATATGTTGATGGTGAGATTTACGCAATGTCAGGGGCAAGTAATGCTCACAACATAATCAATCTAAATTTTGCATCAGGGCTGAAATCTCGACTGAGAGGAACGACTTGTCGCCCCTATATGAATGATATGAAAGTGCGCGTTGCAGATGGACGACGCTTCTTTTATCCAGATTTACTGGTGTCCTGTGCTTCAGAAACGAATGATCTCACGTCTTACCATATGGATCAGCCTAAATTAATTGTTGAAGTTCTATCGACATCAACTGAAGGTTTTGATCGTGGTGACAAGTTCAAGTTTTATCGCTCTATCCCCAGTCTCCAAGAATATATTTTGGTGAGCACAGATCAGTACTCTGTCGATTGTTTCCGGCGTGGTGAAAATAATTTTTGGGTATTGCAAAGTCATCAGGATTTAGATGCAATACTTCAGCTTAAATCGATTAATGTTGAGGTTTCTCTAGCTGAAATTTATGACACAATTTCTTTTGAAAATTCGGCTGAAGCGGTGACAGAATAA
- a CDS encoding Uma2 family endonuclease: protein MIALNSGKYLTPEEYLEFEETSEIRHEYVDGEIYAMAGASNAHNRISRNLLVELTLKLRGTPCESYMGDMKVRVGEGKKFFYPDILVACTSETEDLTTYYMNQPRLIVEVLSKSTEGFDRGDKFEFYRSIPSLEEYLLVSSQRYLIDHFRRGENDLWVLQSYQNLGTTLSLKSLGLEVSVADIYRDITFENEEETENKNV from the coding sequence ATGATTGCCCTCAACTCCGGTAAATATCTCACCCCAGAAGAATATTTAGAGTTTGAAGAGACTAGCGAAATTCGCCATGAATATGTTGATGGTGAGATTTACGCAATGGCTGGAGCGAGTAATGCCCATAATCGTATTTCTAGAAATTTATTAGTTGAGTTAACCCTCAAATTGCGAGGCACACCATGCGAATCGTATATGGGTGATATGAAAGTCCGGGTTGGAGAAGGAAAAAAGTTTTTTTATCCAGATATTTTGGTTGCTTGTACATCTGAAACTGAAGATTTAACGACCTACTATATGAACCAACCTAGACTAATTGTTGAGGTTTTATCAAAATCGACGGAAGGTTTCGATAGAGGAGACAAATTCGAGTTCTATCGCTCCATTCCCTCTCTTGAAGAGTATCTACTGGTAAGCTCACAACGATATCTTATTGATCATTTTCGGCGTGGAGAAAATGATTTGTGGGTATTGCAAAGCTATCAGAATCTAGGTACAACTCTCAGTCTTAAATCTTTAGGGTTAGAAGTTTCCGTCGCTGATATTTATCGCGATATCACCTTTGAAAATGAAGAAGAAACAGAAAATAAAAATGTTTAA